AGTCGGGTCGGGTACTCTGCCGGATTTGCTatcaaaatgttgaaggaaatgTGAGTTGGACTTCTATATTGAACTTCTTTCCTCCCTGAGCGATTTGAGATATCTGCGAACAAGAAAAGAACCACATGAATGGGCGctggaggggtgtccggcgtgaccactccgatgcttaagtcagtgaggaactcaagcaagaaaaccaatgtagccaagtgatggctgtgaGATTGATGTGGAGAGTGAGAGTAAATGAACAATAAATGAGAGCATTCAATGTGTGTATTAATATCTGAATAGAGAataaatgcaagtaaagaacctggtatttatagtagaggatgcaatgatgacctcgttctttgtgttgagcattaattatagtagggcggctgattataccctattgttctgacatATCAAATATGATACTAGTCACATCCAGACCACCTGATTTTGTCAACCATTTATATTAatgtcagagataggtcggctgCACACACCCTACTACGTCGACGCAATTAAATGCAGCGCTGATATCGAAGTGGCCCGAGTAGAATGCTTCTCGGGAAATCATAAGAGAGCCCGGGTATCCAATAGGCCAGGAAGATAACTTCCCGGGTATTCCATGGCCCGGCTCCATGGCCCGAGTCATCCCGGAAAGATTGACTCGGGAATAATCCTATTCTCCTGACTCGGGCTTAATCCATTCATGGCCCGGGACATCCCGGGTactatccatgacccgggacaGCCCGGGGTATCAGTACAATTATAGAGGGATCCAATTCCTTCCAAAAACTAAAATCACTATATGTATGTAAGCTGCCAAAGTTGAGATATCTGTGGAAGAGTCATGATCAGAATGTTTTGCTGAGCAACCTCTCATTCATATACATCGAAGGTTGCCCCAACTTATGTTACTCTTCTCAGTGGCAACACAAAAGAGTCCTGTACAAATTCAACAGATTTGCATTTATGATTGTGGGATGATTGAACAAATTGTTCTGAGAGAAATACATATGCTTCTGCTATTGAGTTTCCAAAGCTGGAGGTACAGATACTTAGAAAGCTGCCAAACCTCGTAGCTCTCTCAAGGAGTTGAAAGCATAGAATTAACTCAGTTAACACAACTAATGATTGAGGATCGCCCAAAACTCAGAACCATAAAACTTCATGCTTTCGATGGCCTACGCCATCTTTTCTCTTCACCATGCACTAGAAAATGGAAAAAACAACTTGAGTCGCTCGATCTACTTTATTACGACGCCGTAGAAGAAATTTTTTGGGATAAAGTCAAAGATGAAGGATATCACCGTATCATATTCCCTAGATTGAAGGTACACGGATTATTGGATCAGCCATGCCTCACAACATTCTACAGAGGTGTTGATAGTATCAAGTTTCCCAAGCTGAATAGTCTGTTACCACTTGATTCAGAACCTGCCTACGACGATCCTCTATCCTCGCTCTATATCACCCTTCCTCACGTGTGTTTTCTATTTCTTCATAGTGAATGCATTCTGGATAATGgtcctctttttctttttgtttttgtttttgtttttttgccCTATATTGCCTCGTATCATTCAGAACTGTATCACGGTGATGGTGAAATGGAATTGATAAACTACAATTGCATGATGGAATTTTAGGATTCTTTGATGTTTTGCTGCAGCAACAAATAAGTAGTTGTTGTTATTATTCTTATTGCTACTTGTAAGTTGTTTTAAATTTGGTGTGAACTAGCACACTCTAAAAAGGATAAATTAACAATAGActtaaattcatgatatttaTCATAAAAAGTCTAGTTGAATTCTATATATGTGGTGACTTTTAGATGGAATAATTTtatagtttaaaataatttcattttgaGGAAACGTTAATCTGTCATTCAATGTCTTCATCTTCTATAGGTTGAAATTCCTGGCTTAAAGATGCTGAACATGTTCTGCCGGGTATTGTTAGCAAATTATGTTGTTGCCATACCCCAATCAAATTATTTCTTAATCTCGAATCTTCAACAACCAAAAATCTTACGAATCTTAATTTGCATGTAGAAAAATGCTCGGGGATAGTTGAAGTGAATCAAGTGATTGGAGATGAGGACGAAGTATCTATTAAGTCTATGTTTCTTAATTTGAGAAAGTTGTATACGATAAATCTAGGTAAGTTGAGAAGCCATGCTTTTGAGTTGCAATCACTAAAAGAAGTTAAAATTGATGCTTGTCTGGGGATGGAAATTTTTACTTAATACACCAAATTTAACTAAGTTATAAACAAGGAGAAAGTTGAAACAAAAAACCTGAAAAATAGCAGCATTCATCACTTTTTGATAAAAGAGTGGAAATACTAGGACGATCAGGACTGAGTGAAGGCGAGGACGGGGATGAGGAGCAAGAGCATAGGACGGATAAAAGACGATAAGGCTACGAGGAGGAAGAGAGCAAACTAGAAGGTATTAGCAAACTAAGGAGTCGTGATTTGTAGCCAATTGATTCTAGTGTTGAAGCCTGTGACCCTGAGTTTTGAAACTTGATAAAGAGATGTTTTATTTCTTTAGCCAAAAGACCAAATGACTGATGCAAAAAAGTCCCAATTGTAATATGACGGTTTAGTGTCTTATAATAACAAATTTTGATACtcgaaatataaaaatattcacttttatttataatattttattagaaaaccctgtaaaatattaaattattgcatatacatttatattatctatatctatatctatatctctTATCTTGTACACAAACTCGATCTCGAAGGCTTCGTAAAAAGTTTCATTTCACGAAAGGGAGAAAATGTCGCTTCCCAAGGCTAAGGAACTCGTCTCTGCAAACCCAGTCATCGTTTTTAGGTTCTCTATCTgcaatttctttatttatttttcttgtttttgctCATACAAAACACCACTCGATGGTTCTTTCttaaattttctaatttttttacgATGGGACTCGTTTGGTGATCTTTTAGGATTACAATGGtgaaaattttacaattttttttttatcacaaaAAGGTTGAAACTTTGTGAACGGAGAATTGTGTCTTGGTGTATACGGATTTTGGGTGAATTATGTATGGATCTGCGTTTTTAATGGCAGCAAAAGCCACTGCCCGTTTTGCGTGAGCGTGAAGAAATTGCTGACGGAGATCGGCGCGTCGTACAAGGTCGTTGAGTTGGATGCAGAGGGTTTGTTCTTTCTTTTCTGCCCTAATTTTTTACATCAATACtacactttatttttttatgatgcTTAAAAAATTTTGTGTAATCTTTCTTTGCGATGGTAGATTTTTACATTCTCTAGTTCTTTGATTTGTTGTGTTTCTTCGCAGACAGGTTTTTTTAGAGTTTCCGTGAACTGGGAAGTTTGAATTTGTGataaagctgtgaaatttctaacatagttaaatttttatgttctcTTATCCTTTGATATGTCATGTCTACTTGCATACTGGATTTTCAGTGATTTCGCGAActggaatttgaaatttatggtAGATCTAATCTGAAGTAAAACAACAGAAAATAGCTCAGGGTGGAGACAGCCACTCTAGTAAAGCCATATCATAGCTTCCGGTTGGTGTAATACTCTGAAAACGTGGTCCTTAATGGACTCCATATGTTTAGCTTTCAATTCGAGGTTTTGATAGGCCCACTGCTTCAATATTCAATGGCGTTTCAACCCACAACCACTAACATCAACATGGTAAATTTGGGGAGATGAAAGGatggatttttgaaatttagatATGGAATTGACATTTAAATGAAATATACATTGATTCAATACCAATTTTTTTCTTGTACACATGAGATTTGCGCGATAATTTTCATTCTAAGTCCACAATTTTCCATCAACTCCCGATTTGATATTTTACACTCCTTAATAGACATTCAAACTTGATTAACAGTTTCCATTGTCATAAATAAAGGATTTTTATGTCCTTGTGGCTTTTCAAAAATGAAGCAACTCAAGTCGTCCAACCAATGGAGCTGCAAGAATTATTGAGTTTTTTTCTAGTATGTTTATAACCAGACTTAGCATATGAACTGTTATGGTCTCAGTCAATTGCTGAACGAACTGTGGAGCCAATTTATACCATCCTGACCTTGAGATAATCCATAGTATTTTCTTTATTTGCCCTTATTAACATTTTTTATCTTGTTGAGAGCTATCTTAAACATGGATTGCTCGTCAAACAACATTGTCAAGTCCTTTGTTTCCACTTGGATTTCACATATTACCGTTTCTGTTAACGGAAAACGAGTTTATGATATGCGTGGAACCTCAAGGCTTCAGTTGGCTGATCCCAAACATGGGAAATAATATGTTTGATTTAAAACACCTATATTTTGAGATAAATGCTATTTTTTCTTATCTGTCATTGTGATTTAAGTAATGCTTTATGTGTTAGTTATGGATGGCATGACTCGTGAGGGCAGGCAAAATTGTACTTTTAGCTTTTATTTTTGTCACTGATTATATCCAGTTGTTTGCTTTGTGAGAAAAATAATTACTTTAGTTGAATCATCTGACATCAAGTTGAGTAATTTAAAAAGTGCAATTTCTGAGGATGGTACTACTGAAATTTAGGCTTAGTTTGGAAGTTGTAAGGGAAAAGAAAGGAGTAGAAAAGTAAAGAAGAAAAGTGAAAAGAAGAGGAGAGGAGAggaatgatatatatttttttatttgggaGTTGAAGAgaggaaaaaaaaggaaaagaaaatgatgTATCATTGTTATAATTTTTCCCCAACATGTGTTTCCCCCTATTTCCTCCCACTTTTGGGTGTGAAGGAGAAAATTTTCCCCCTATTTACTTTCTTCTCTTTCTCTTAAAAAAATCTCAAACAaaactttttttaaatttttccctccaaatcttttatttctctcCATTTTAATACTCCCAATGAAGCCAGAGATGACAACGGATTCGGGTATAATGGATAACTGACCTAGGCCGACCTAATGTAAGTCTAGCTAAACGGGTGTTGGGTTGGGTATGGGCATTaacttatatacatatatagatTGATAGATagttagataattaaaatagtGTATATTATCATCTTAAGAGAGAATCTTCTTGTCAATCTTCACCTGtattgattattattttttggttCAAATTTCAATGGATTAAGTGCTTGGAAAACTTTGCTCTTTCTCTAATTTCTAAATTTATCCCCCTTCCCATGCTTGTACCATTTTGTTTAATGTTTTTTGGCGTATTTTGTTTAATTTGTTTTGAACAAAGTTTAAAATTAGATATGTCCAAAcggaaaatttgaatttttgttcGACGGGTCTGGGGTCTTACTAAATTTAGGTATGGGTCGGGGTGGGTATGTGTTAAGATTTAAACGGGTTGGGACAAGTATGGATCTTCCATAATTTAAACGGGTTGATCCCTACTCAAATTATTCATTGTCTTCACCGTTGATGGTTATGAACCATGTTCGGAtgatcatttttccttttcaattaatgttaaaaatgaATAAAGTCATTTAGTATAATTTGTTATGCAGTATCAATTCTTAAATCTCAAATCAATTGTTTGAATGGGTATATTATTTTGATTGTAGTACATTTTGAAGATATAATGTTTATTCGAGTGGTTTCTCATGATAGAGCTTTTGTGCTTGTTGAAGCATTGTTTATTGATGAGAAAGTAACTATCTTAGTGATTGGGTACTCTCCAACCAAAAACTTTGAAAAGTTTTTTGAGCCTAAAAGTTGCCTGCACTTTAATATCCCAATCTTTGGAAAAACATTCATCTTGTGCATAATTGGTGCAATAACTCAAGTATCACATGATTTAGAGATTTCAACTGTTTTGACGACTATGAAGGTGATGGTAGTGAGATACAAGATGCGCTGCTAAAATGGACTGGACAGCGCACTGTTCCAAATGTATTCATCGGTGGGAAGCACATTGGTGGTTGTGATGGTATATGATCTATCATTTAACCAATTTCGGATTAGTTGCATACTTCTTTGTCTTCGGTCCCTGTTATATTCTCTCTTGTATATTGCAGCGACAACAGCCTTGCACAGGGTTGGAAAGCTTGTGCCTCTGCTAACTGAAGCTGGAGCAGTTGCAAAATCTTGTGCTTAGAGGGTTGATGGATTACTATATCTGGTTATATTTGCTATGATAAATAAGCTATTTCTCGTTCGATGTTACCTTGTTCGTTCTATGATGTGGACTCTGTAAAAAACTTGTGTTGAAATTGCTGAATAATGGCATGTTTGTGGGTGAATTATACATGTTAATTTGTATGAAAGCTGCTGAAGATATTATTAGTTGGATGGATTATTATGTTCGGAAATGCATGCTATGCCTAGGAATGACAATGCTCGTGAAATTTTTTTCATGCCTGCAACATGCTATACTTTACTCGTCGaccaaattaattttttttataaattgaaTTTCCATTTTTTTTGGAAATGCATTTAGTCCTTTTACCTTTGACAACGTTTTGTCTGTATCGCAATTTTTTTGGCAAAAGTGCTTAGAAACAGAAACTTTTACTAAGGCAATATGATGCGTGTAGTCCAATCattgtttttttaatatatatatatatatatatatttcaactAGTGTTTATTATAATAAACTGCCATGATGTGATGGATATTggatgtctttttttttttttttttaaacactacATGATCAACCCCTTCGTCCGGTTGCTCGATAGTATTTGTATCTCGTACATAGCAAGTTTCGGACACTCCCTTGCAATACACGGACATTTGCATATGTAGCAATAACCCTTGGCCACAAAATTCGTCTTCAAATCCTCATATAGTAATGCTCATTCCATCTAGGCGACTTACTTTTTCCTAGGGATCGTagtcgagccgaactcttgaatgtttgaacttggttcgtttataatcgagccgagctcaagctttatttaacgaatatatgcatggctcacaaGCTTATTCAAGtatttatcgagcctaaacaagcttaataaatatgaattatacatttaaatttgcattaaattaattaaaaaataaattatatatttaaagaaaaatatattatttttattaaaatttgtaaatttattataataaataatttaatagcTTTTTctgtatatttcataaataatatgtaaaatcaataaatcaaatatcaaaactattatttttcatctaaaagattactcatgaacttaccaacgaacatgttcacgagctaacgagccgaatactgtaatgcttgagtttggtttgtttatcttaacgagcttcattaaacgagctcaaacgagcttttatcgaatcgaacttcgaatagctcacaaacggtttggttcgtttacatccctacctTTTCTCCTTTGGCAAAGAAATGAGCCTTCTTGTCCACCATTTCTTCTCTCACACTAAAGGATCGGTAAACGTAGCCTTTCCTTTTGGAAGAATCTCTCTTTCCTAGGAACTCCATGAGTAACTCTGCCATGACGATGGCTTTATCCACTCACTGTCTTCACTTATCGATGCCGCACCTCTTGCTTTGCCGAATTTTGGAGACTATCCATGAAGTAGAATAGTAGATCTCCATTAGTCATCTTAGGAATTTAGGAATAGTGACCTTTTGCCTCAACTccgtaatatatatattttttttccgtAGATAACATTCTTAGGTTAGAAGTGGCGCTTAAGTTCCCTCTTTGACTCATCCCGTGTGTCAATCCAACATAGAACCCTTTCCATATCGGCATGTTTCCTACACTACCATAATATAGCGGTGTCGGAAAGATAGAGTCTTGAACTTCATACCTTAGTTGTCTCATTCACCAAGTTGAAACACTTGAAGTATAAGTGCAATTTGCCACAAGAAGTTCTCGACCTCCCCAACCGATGATAGACCCATTAGCCAATGCCCACTTGTACAGTGGCGGAGCTAGGAATATAGCTCAACCCAgattat
This sequence is a window from Primulina tabacum isolate GXHZ01 chromosome 17, ASM2559414v2, whole genome shotgun sequence. Protein-coding genes within it:
- the LOC142530958 gene encoding glutaredoxin-like, with amino-acid sequence MSLPKAKELVSANPVIVFSKSHCPFCVSVKKLLTEIGASYKVVELDAEGDGSEIQDALLKWTGQRTVPNVFIGGKHIGGCDATTALHRVGKLVPLLTEAGAVAKSCA